A window of the Hevea brasiliensis isolate MT/VB/25A 57/8 chromosome 6, ASM3005281v1, whole genome shotgun sequence genome harbors these coding sequences:
- the LOC110636415 gene encoding proline-rich receptor-like protein kinase PERK15 has protein sequence MPGTCFCRLFEKKKKANRQPSSEAEEREITRQTQATDDNTVQIVKVEERDITTQATDDNTVQGVPSYAFEVLAKATGNFSNNNRLGAGGYGQVYKGKLPNGKVVAIKRLIHHSDSEMEENAQLQFEEEVKTISRIRHRHIVEVVGYCSNKADRLLVYEFVSNNSLKYHLREGGKTLHGMESPAIDWSSRMKIALGTAKGLAYSHEDCKPRIIHRDIKSDNILLDDNFNPKIGDFGISKDFADSATYVFTEPRGTVA, from the exons ATGCCTGGCACTTGCTTTTGCAGGTTGTTTGAGAAGAAGAAAAAAGCTAATCGCCAACCCAGCAGTGAAg CAGAAGAACGAGAAATTACAAGACAAACACAAGCAACTGATGACAACACAGTTCAAATAGTAAAAGTAGAGGAAAGAGATATTACAACACAAGCAACTGATGACAACACAGTACAAG GTGTTCCGAGTTATGCTTTTGAAGTACTAGCGAAAGCAACTGGTAATTTCTCCAACAACAATCGTCTTGGCGCGGGTGGTTATGGTCAAGTTTATAAGGGAAAGCTTCCAAATGGTAAAGTGGTCGCAATTAAGAGGCTTATACATCATTCTGATTCGGAAATGGAGGAAAATGCGCAACTTCAATTTGAGGAGGAGGTGAAAACCATTAGCCGCATCCGTCACCGGCATATTGTGGAGGTGGTAGGGTACTGCAGTAATAAAGCTGACAGATTGCTTGTTTATGagtttgtttccaacaattcgttGAAATATCATCTGCGTG AAGGGGGAAAAACATTGCATGGAATGGAAAGCCCTGCAATCGATTGGTCAAGCAGAATGAAAATTGCTTTGGGTACCGCAAAAGGATTGGCATATTCGCATGAAGAct GTAAACCCAGAATTATCCATCGAGATATTAAGAGTGATAATATTCTTCTTGATGATAATTTTAACCCAAAG ATCGGAGATTTTGGAATTTCCAAAGATTTTGCAGATTCTGCTACTTATGTTTTCACTGAACCAAGGGGAACTGTTGCGTGA